A genomic stretch from Penicillium digitatum chromosome 4, complete sequence includes:
- a CDS encoding MFS monosaccharide transporter, putative, which translates to MADSIPAIKKPSGLAVESFSHPAIDIASDREPYGPPGLRGLVANPFVVLCAACSTLGGLLFGYDQGVISVILVMDQFLTEFPRIDEGNPGSGFAKGLLTAMIELGALIGALNQGWIADKISRRYSILVAVAIFTIGSVLQTAASGYPMLTVARLIGGVGIGMLSMVAPLYIFEISPPECRGTLLVLEEWCIVLGIVIAFWMTYGTQYMVGEWSWRLPFLLQLIPGFVLAAGVYALPFSPRWLASKGRDEEALDSLCRLRTLPASDRRVRQELMDIQAEVRFHQQLNRENHPDLQDSGRKNSILQELSSWTDCFRKGCWRRTHIGIGLGFFQQFIGINALIYYSPTIFATMGLDTSMQLIMSGVLNVVQLVGVTSSIWTMDVVGRRKLLLSGAALMAISHIIIAALFGIYSVDWPSHKAEGWTSVAFLLFYMLAFGATWGPIPWVMPSKIFPSSLRAKGVALSTCSNWLNNFVVGLITPPLVQGTGYGAYVFFAIFCLLAGVWTYFFVPETRGRTLEQMDRVFKDKASKEEKMKRRVIMAELIRAQYENAHHEFA; encoded by the exons ATGGCTGATAGCATCCCCGCTATAAAAAAACCATCGGGTCTAGCGGTAGAAAGCTTCTCTCACCCTGCCATCGACATTGCCTCAGACCGCGAGCCCTATGGCCCACCCGGTCTGCGAGGTCTAGTAGCCAACCCGTTTGTGGTTCTTTGTGCCGCCTGCTCAACACTGGGTGGTTTACTTTTTGGCTATGACCAAGGTGTCATATCGGTTATTCTAGTCATGGACCAGTTCTTGACGGAATTCCCGCGGATTGACGAGGGGAATCCGGGCTCAGGCTTTGCGAAAGGACTGTTGACGGCGATGATTGAGCTGGGAGCTTTGATTGGTGCTCTCAACCAGGGCTGGATTGCCGACAAGATCTCGCGACGGTATTCAATTCTCGTCGCTGTTGCTATATTCACTATTGGCTCTGTGCTGCAAACTGCTGCCTCTGGCTATCCTATGTTGACGGTGGCTCGGCTGATTGGTGGTGTCGGAATCGGAATGTTGTCTATGGTTGCACCATTGTATATTTTCGAAATCA GTCCACCCGAGTGCCGGGGAACCCTCTTGGTTCTCGAAGAATGGTGCATTGTGCTCGGCATTGTGATTGCCTTTTGGATGACCTATGGCACACAATACATGGTCGGCGAATGGTCCTGGCGCCTCCCTTTCCTGCTCCAGTTAATTCCGGGCTTTGTACTCGCTGCTGGAGTTTACGCTCTTCCATTCTCACCCCGTTGGCTGGCTTCAAAGGGCCGTGACGAGGAAGCCCTTGACAGTCTTTGCAGACTCCGTACGCTGCCAGCATCTGACAGACGGGTTCGCCAGGAGCTTATGGATATCCAAGCCGAAGTGCGCTTCCACCAGCAATTGAACAGAGAAAACCATCCAGATCTGCAAGATAGCGGTAGAAAGAACTCCATTCTGCAAGAGCTTTCGTCGTGGACCGATTGCTTCAGGAAGGGCTGCTGGCGCCGTACTCACATTGGCATTGGACTGGGATTCTTCCAACAG TTCATCGGTATCAACGCTCTCATTTACTACTCTCCAACCATCTTTGCGACGATGGGTCTTGACACAAGCATGCAACTTATCATGTCCGGCGTTCTTAACGTTGTGCAGTTGGTGGGTGTCACCAGCAGCATCTGGACCATGGATGTTGTTGGTCGCCGCAAGTTGCTCCTAAGTGGTGCAGCTCTCATGGCTATCTCTCACATCATTATTGCTGCTTTGTTCGGGATCTACTCCGTGGATTGGCCATCCCACAAAGCAGAAGGTTGGACAAGTGTGGCCTTCCTACTGTTCTACATGCTTGCCTTTGGGGCTACCTGGGGTCCTATCCCGTGGGTGATGCCTTCCA AAATCTTCCCTTCTTCCCTTCGCGCCAAGGGTGTTGCTCTTTCAACTTGCTCCAACTGGCTCAACAACTTCGTCGTT GGTCTCATCACCCCGCCTCTCGTCCAAGGCACCGGATACGGTGCCTACGTCTTTTTCGCCATCTTTTGCTTGCTCGCCGGAGTGTGGACCTACTTCTTTGTACCAGAAACCAGAGGTCGAACTCTCGAGCAGATGGATCGTGTATTCAAAGACAAGGCTagcaaagaagaaaagatgAAGAGGCGTGTTATCATGGCCGAACTGATTCGTGCCCAGTATGAGAATGCACATCACGAGTTTGCCTGA
- a CDS encoding ER membrane protein (Pkr1), putative translates to MASFMEDLWSSIFTPGPTPTLLLATNVTFAALQLLFFALLLATYSVHFVALSIISAGLWWSINWFAVEVRLAQQAQEAEKEKKEDAKTRKSPAVGENADSETETEALDSKKTDEKSIAVATGSATSGLLPTVRDPKKRLSMCGEGSGYGSTDSEWEKVDDTQS, encoded by the coding sequence ATGGCTTCCTTTATGGAGGACCTGTGGTCTAGCATCTTCACCCCAGGACCTACACCAACCCTTCTGCTCGCGACCAACGTCACCTTCGCCGCCCTCCAGCTTCTCTTTTTCGCCCTCCTCTTAGCCACCTATAGCGTTCACTTCGTCGCCCTATCGATCATCAGCGCTGGATTATGGTGGTCTATCAACTGGTTCGCCGTCGAGGTGCGACTTGCCCAGCAGGCGCAGGAGGccgagaaagaaaaaaaagaggacgCGAAGACGCGGAAGAGTCCCGCTGTTGGAGAAAACGCCGATAGCGAAACGGAGACCGAGGCCCTTGATTCCAAGAAGACAGATGAGAAGTCTATTGCTGTCGCGACCGGGAGTGCAACGTCCGGGTTGCTGCCCACAGTGCGCGATCCTAAGAAGCGGCTCAGCATGTGTGGTGAGGGGTCCGGGTATGGAAGCACGGATAGTGAATGGGAAAAGGTTGATGATACTCAGTCATGA